In one Pseudomonas purpurea genomic region, the following are encoded:
- a CDS encoding DUF4132 domain-containing protein, which yields MLKWIGKVLGQTADTSTVWMSRLQTRLTPLDALPEGRPGLAADMLAYVREGGSDRILEEVAQRDAVGSYLQVMGRHHCHASSEGPVLYHDMQGVAPEPLLRWARVLEASATNLYPRFRLFMADGSHWAEALLMHSAELRQDPVSGNAAMHQNISASLMEALLLQAGLPGSALLSACFGDNGDESFDDYGVHLITWLPEYSPWVTRHAETLCPLLLTGDVIGRLQVLSLMQRLDQSALASLAVELCELACSSSKQLRPVAEPLVLTCANGAIDPLLNIAQTAKPEQRGHALQLLWSLANRLEDDGVHARARAIALADKVTSVRGLPAQWDIARQQAREAAQARAECAVPVIEWSSTLTPVLTEALAQLWRDLNEAEAEEADDESAAPAYTPSLLTQLEQYLVSSSVICEQVDALPHDPDWAFLARALDDFVCTDDLTPVILFKVLAFFVALADPDGTLTQPAVDGFNVLHEISVRPTLLELAQMLKEAGLPTNGLLANCSTWWRALAVDWDAAAVGPYFSHHVEWLERAIALNEDHTDLFALFRAAVALPILPAQLIAQLYEAALGANTEARDDAQRALATLPDMQRYIVDALASAKADVKRQAAQWLGRLEYAPAIPALEWALKKEKSDAVRSTFLDTLETLGQPLEQYLDRDQWVADATKALAKGLPKDLAWFPWETLPPLYWADSAEQVPVEATHGMLVQAMKLKSAEPDALLRRFGVMFEARSREAFGQFVLQAWLDEDVRPISAEQATALAAAQAQRLQQHMQGYPQLYTDSPLSGKTPHELMARFLPRYTRQPQGTAIASKGLLAAVAVCASPYAAAPVARYLKTFCSTRTSQCKALIAMLAWSEQPSAIQLLLATARRFPTRGLQDEAIVHARALARRKQWTPAQLGDRTLPTAGFDEARMLELSYGERTFSARLLADFTVELLNPEGSVIAALPDPRPEDDAELAKASRQVFAAAAKAVATVVQQQTEMLYEAMCTGRGWTFADWSLYFQQHPIMGRLVQRLVWAQVEEGEVLATFRPVEEGRLIDAQGGSLTLPAEARVRLVHDSILSAQTVFDWQQQLLVRDIAPLFQQWGKGTYTVSEDNAGLTAIEDFQGHLIETFALRSRAVKLGYTRGESEEDGWFFTYEKHFTGLGLLADIRFTGNYLPETNRAAALLDLSFYQGGEVLPLSEVPGVLLSECYHDLRLIAAKGSGFDAQWRAKTDG from the coding sequence ATGCTCAAATGGATTGGCAAGGTATTGGGTCAGACCGCAGACACTTCCACGGTCTGGATGAGCCGACTGCAAACGCGCTTGACACCGCTCGACGCGTTGCCCGAAGGCCGTCCTGGCCTGGCCGCCGACATGTTGGCCTATGTGCGCGAGGGCGGCAGTGACCGGATTCTCGAAGAAGTCGCGCAACGCGACGCGGTTGGTAGCTACCTGCAAGTGATGGGTCGGCACCATTGCCATGCTTCCAGTGAAGGCCCCGTGCTGTATCACGACATGCAAGGCGTCGCCCCCGAGCCGTTGCTGCGCTGGGCGCGGGTGCTGGAAGCCAGCGCGACTAACCTTTATCCCCGTTTTCGGTTGTTCATGGCAGACGGTTCCCACTGGGCCGAAGCGTTGTTGATGCACAGCGCCGAGCTGCGCCAGGACCCGGTGTCCGGGAATGCCGCGATGCATCAGAACATCAGCGCCAGCCTGATGGAGGCGTTGTTGTTGCAAGCCGGGTTGCCGGGATCTGCGCTGTTGAGCGCCTGCTTCGGTGATAACGGTGACGAGTCCTTCGATGATTACGGCGTGCACCTGATCACCTGGTTGCCGGAATACTCACCCTGGGTCACGCGCCACGCCGAAACCTTGTGCCCGCTGCTGCTGACCGGCGATGTGATTGGCCGTCTGCAAGTGTTGAGCCTGATGCAGCGGCTCGATCAATCGGCCTTGGCATCACTGGCGGTGGAGCTGTGCGAGCTGGCCTGCTCCAGCAGCAAACAGCTGCGCCCGGTGGCCGAGCCTTTGGTGCTGACCTGCGCCAACGGAGCCATTGACCCCCTGTTGAATATCGCCCAGACCGCCAAACCCGAGCAGCGCGGCCATGCCTTGCAGCTGTTGTGGTCGCTGGCCAATCGGCTGGAGGACGATGGTGTGCACGCCCGTGCCCGGGCCATTGCCCTCGCCGATAAAGTGACCAGCGTGCGCGGTTTGCCCGCGCAGTGGGACATTGCCCGGCAACAGGCTCGCGAGGCTGCTCAGGCGCGGGCCGAATGCGCGGTCCCGGTGATTGAGTGGTCGAGCACGCTGACACCGGTCCTGACCGAGGCGCTCGCACAGCTGTGGCGCGACCTGAATGAGGCCGAGGCCGAAGAGGCTGATGATGAGAGCGCCGCGCCAGCCTATACGCCGTCATTGCTCACGCAGCTTGAGCAGTACCTCGTGTCATCTAGCGTGATCTGCGAGCAGGTCGACGCACTGCCTCACGACCCGGACTGGGCGTTTCTGGCCCGTGCACTGGACGACTTCGTCTGCACCGACGACCTGACCCCGGTGATCCTGTTCAAGGTATTGGCGTTCTTTGTGGCGTTGGCCGATCCCGACGGCACACTCACACAACCGGCGGTGGATGGCTTCAACGTCCTGCATGAGATCAGCGTCCGGCCGACCTTGCTGGAGCTGGCACAGATGCTCAAGGAAGCAGGCCTGCCCACCAACGGGTTGCTGGCCAACTGCAGCACTTGGTGGCGGGCGCTGGCGGTTGATTGGGACGCGGCGGCGGTCGGGCCTTACTTTTCTCACCACGTCGAGTGGCTGGAGCGGGCGATTGCGCTGAACGAGGACCACACTGACCTGTTCGCGTTGTTCCGGGCGGCGGTTGCGTTGCCGATACTGCCTGCGCAGTTGATCGCGCAACTGTATGAGGCAGCGTTGGGCGCCAATACAGAGGCGCGCGACGATGCCCAGCGTGCGCTGGCGACATTGCCCGACATGCAGCGCTACATCGTCGATGCGCTGGCGAGCGCCAAGGCGGACGTCAAGCGCCAGGCCGCGCAATGGCTGGGCCGCCTCGAGTACGCCCCCGCAATTCCGGCGCTCGAGTGGGCGCTGAAAAAAGAGAAGTCCGATGCTGTCCGCTCGACCTTCCTCGATACCCTGGAAACCCTCGGCCAGCCCCTGGAACAGTACCTGGATCGCGACCAGTGGGTGGCCGATGCGACGAAGGCGTTGGCCAAGGGCCTGCCCAAAGACTTGGCGTGGTTCCCGTGGGAAACCTTGCCGCCGCTGTACTGGGCTGATTCGGCAGAGCAGGTGCCGGTAGAAGCGACCCACGGCATGCTGGTGCAGGCGATGAAGCTGAAATCCGCCGAACCCGACGCGTTGTTGCGCCGCTTCGGGGTGATGTTCGAGGCCCGTAGCCGCGAGGCGTTCGGTCAGTTTGTGCTGCAAGCCTGGCTGGATGAAGATGTGCGCCCGATTTCGGCCGAGCAGGCCACTGCGCTGGCCGCCGCACAGGCGCAGCGGTTGCAGCAGCACATGCAGGGTTACCCGCAGCTGTACACCGATTCGCCGCTGTCGGGCAAAACCCCGCACGAGTTGATGGCGCGTTTTCTGCCCAGGTACACGCGTCAGCCCCAAGGGACGGCGATTGCCAGCAAAGGCTTGCTGGCAGCGGTGGCGGTATGTGCGAGCCCGTACGCTGCCGCGCCTGTGGCGCGTTATCTGAAAACCTTTTGCAGTACCCGCACCTCCCAATGCAAGGCGCTGATCGCCATGCTGGCCTGGAGCGAACAGCCGTCGGCCATTCAGCTATTGCTGGCGACGGCCCGTCGTTTTCCCACTCGGGGTTTGCAGGACGAAGCCATTGTGCACGCCCGGGCACTGGCGCGGCGCAAGCAGTGGACGCCGGCGCAATTGGGCGACCGCACGTTGCCCACGGCCGGTTTCGACGAGGCGCGGATGCTGGAACTCAGCTACGGCGAGCGTACCTTCAGTGCGCGGTTGCTGGCCGATTTCACGGTTGAACTGTTGAACCCTGAAGGCAGCGTCATCGCCGCGTTACCCGACCCTCGCCCCGAGGACGATGCTGAGTTGGCGAAGGCGTCGAGGCAAGTGTTTGCCGCCGCCGCCAAAGCCGTCGCCACGGTGGTCCAGCAGCAAACCGAGATGCTGTACGAGGCAATGTGCACCGGGCGCGGGTGGACGTTTGCCGATTGGTCGTTGTACTTCCAGCAACACCCGATCATGGGGCGATTGGTACAGCGCCTGGTGTGGGCGCAGGTCGAGGAGGGCGAAGTGCTCGCCACGTTCCGTCCCGTTGAGGAGGGGCGACTGATCGATGCCCAGGGTGGTTCGCTGACATTGCCAGCCGAAGCGCGGGTGCGTTTGGTCCATGACTCCATACTGTCGGCGCAGACCGTTTTTGACTGGCAACAACAGCTGCTGGTGCGTGACATCGCGCCGCTGTTCCAGCAGTGGGGCAAGGGCACTTACACCGTGTCCGAGGACAATGCCGGGTTGACCGCTATCGAGGACTTCCAGGGCCATTTGATCGAGACCTTTGCCTTGCGCAGTCGTGCCGTGAAGTTGGGCTACACCCGCGGCGAAAGCGAAGAGGACGGCTGGTTCTTCACCTATGAAAAGCACTTCACGGGCCTGGGGCTGTTGGCCGATATCCGTTTCACCGGCAATTACCTGCCAGAAACCAACCGCGCGGCAGCGTTGCTCGACCTGTCGTTTTATCAGGGCGGTGAAGTGCTGCCGCTGTCTGAGGTGCCAGGGGTGCTGTTGTCGGAGTGCTACCACGATCTGCGTCTGATCGCCGCCAAGGGCTCGGGTTTCGATGCACAGTGGCGCGCCAAAACCGACGGTTAA
- a CDS encoding carboxymuconolactone decarboxylase family protein: MQPRVDFYTASPEALKAMIALETAVSKLPLEMSLIELVKLRASQINGCAFCVDMHAADARKAGETERRLYAVSVWREAPFFTPRERAALAWTESLTRLSETHAPDEDYVQLSAEFSASEMVDLTVAISTINSWNRLAVGFRKMPKE, from the coding sequence ATGCAACCTCGTGTTGATTTCTACACCGCCTCCCCGGAGGCCCTCAAAGCCATGATCGCGCTGGAGACCGCCGTCTCGAAGCTGCCGCTGGAAATGTCGCTGATCGAACTGGTCAAGCTGCGCGCCTCGCAGATCAACGGCTGTGCTTTTTGCGTGGACATGCACGCTGCCGATGCCCGCAAGGCCGGCGAGACCGAGCGTCGGTTGTACGCGGTGTCGGTCTGGCGTGAGGCGCCGTTCTTCACACCCCGTGAACGGGCCGCGCTGGCCTGGACCGAATCCCTCACGCGGCTGAGTGAAACCCACGCCCCGGACGAAGATTACGTACAACTGAGCGCCGAGTTCAGTGCCAGCGAAATGGTCGACCTGACCGTGGCGATCTCCACCATCAACAGCTGGAATCGCCTGGCGGTGGGCTTTCGTAAAATGCCCAAGGAGTAA
- a CDS encoding mechanosensitive ion channel family protein, which translates to MLSLLTNHPLLAALALIVIDIVLWRLIGLSGSHWKLAVRLVIFSLFSVLLFNEGMNPMQPAPWPENVPLHLAATGLQIGWWLFGARTLTVLIGTLMMQRVGHTGRLLQDLLGAVIFLIAIIAAMAYVLDLPVKGVLATSGAMAIIVGLALQSTLSDVFSGIVLNTTKPYQLDDWISIDGTEGRVTDIDWRATRLQTAQGSMAVIPNSLAAKAKIINFSRPTDMHGISISLQVSPHARPQTVIDALERAMQGCRPLLGKPAPSVSLKSSGSTGVEYEIIGFVSSMAQKREVRNQLFDLAFRHLRASGVSLLSSAETSTPLGLSRPRALLESSSIFSTLRQEEKETFSQNMTLQTFRAGTMILPSGEVSDHLFIIESGVVSVTLTRNGTPFEAGRMGPGEVIGEAGILSDQSVPADFTAKTFCSLYRIEKEYLKPCLDARHDISEAMKALLDFRLHTAQKLTADVPPAIPKKGFLQWLRQRV; encoded by the coding sequence ATGCTGTCATTGCTCACCAATCACCCGTTGCTCGCCGCCCTGGCGCTGATTGTGATCGACATCGTGTTGTGGCGCTTGATCGGCCTCAGTGGCAGCCACTGGAAACTGGCGGTGCGGCTGGTGATTTTTTCGTTGTTCAGCGTGCTGCTGTTCAACGAAGGCATGAACCCGATGCAACCGGCGCCGTGGCCAGAGAACGTGCCGCTGCACCTGGCGGCCACCGGTTTGCAGATCGGTTGGTGGCTGTTCGGCGCGCGGACCCTGACCGTGCTGATCGGCACGCTGATGATGCAGCGAGTCGGGCACACCGGGCGATTGTTGCAGGACCTGCTGGGTGCGGTGATTTTCCTGATCGCGATCATTGCGGCCATGGCGTACGTCCTCGACCTCCCGGTCAAAGGCGTGCTGGCGACCTCCGGCGCGATGGCGATCATCGTCGGCCTGGCGTTGCAGAGCACCCTGAGCGATGTGTTCTCCGGCATCGTGCTGAACACCACCAAACCGTATCAACTCGATGACTGGATCTCCATCGACGGCACCGAAGGCCGGGTCACTGACATCGACTGGCGCGCCACTCGCCTGCAAACCGCTCAGGGCAGCATGGCGGTGATTCCCAACTCGCTGGCGGCCAAGGCCAAGATCATCAACTTCAGCCGACCCACCGACATGCACGGGATTTCCATCAGCCTGCAAGTCAGCCCCCATGCGCGCCCGCAAACCGTGATCGACGCATTGGAGCGTGCCATGCAGGGCTGTCGGCCACTGCTGGGAAAACCCGCGCCCAGCGTGTCCTTGAAAAGTTCGGGCAGCACCGGGGTGGAGTACGAAATCATCGGGTTTGTGTCGTCCATGGCGCAAAAGCGCGAGGTGCGCAATCAGCTGTTCGACCTGGCGTTCCGGCATTTGCGGGCCAGCGGCGTCAGCCTGTTGTCGAGTGCCGAGACCAGCACACCTCTGGGCCTGTCGCGGCCTCGGGCCTTGCTGGAAAGTTCGAGCATTTTTTCCACCCTGCGTCAGGAAGAGAAAGAAACCTTCAGCCAGAACATGACCCTGCAAACCTTCCGCGCTGGCACGATGATCCTGCCGTCCGGCGAAGTCAGCGATCACCTGTTCATTATTGAGTCCGGTGTGGTGTCGGTGACGTTGACCCGCAACGGCACCCCGTTCGAAGCCGGGCGCATGGGGCCGGGGGAGGTGATTGGCGAGGCCGGGATTCTCTCCGATCAATCGGTGCCCGCCGACTTCACCGCCAAGACCTTCTGCAGCTTGTACCGGATCGAAAAGGAATACCTAAAACCTTGCCTCGATGCCCGGCATGACATCAGCGAAGCCATGAAGGCCTTGCTGGATTTTCGCCTGCACACCGCTCAAAAACTGACGGCGGATGTGCCGCCAGCCATCCCTAAAAAGGGCTTTTTGCAGTGGTTGCGTCAACGCGTTTAG
- the ycaC gene encoding isochorismate family cysteine hydrolase YcaC produces MTTSYKRLDKDNAAVLLVDHQAGLLSLVRDIEPDKFKNNVLALADLAKYFKLPTILTTSFETGPNGPLVPELKALFPDAPYIARPGQINAWDNEDFVKAIKATGKKQLIIAGVVTEVCVAFPALSALAEGFDVFVVTDASGTFNELTRQSAWDRMSSSGAQLMTWFGLACELHRDWRNDIEGLGTLFSNHIPDYRNLMTSYSSLTNSK; encoded by the coding sequence ATGACTACCTCTTACAAACGTCTGGACAAGGATAACGCTGCCGTTCTGTTGGTCGATCATCAGGCGGGCCTGCTGTCGCTGGTGCGCGACATCGAACCGGACAAGTTCAAGAACAACGTGTTGGCGCTGGCTGATCTGGCCAAGTACTTCAAGCTGCCGACCATTCTCACCACCAGCTTCGAAACCGGCCCCAACGGCCCGCTGGTACCTGAGCTCAAGGCACTGTTCCCGGACGCGCCGTACATCGCTCGCCCTGGCCAGATCAATGCCTGGGACAACGAAGACTTCGTCAAGGCCATCAAGGCCACCGGCAAGAAGCAGCTGATCATCGCCGGTGTCGTGACCGAAGTCTGCGTAGCGTTCCCGGCGCTGTCGGCCCTGGCCGAAGGCTTTGATGTGTTTGTGGTCACCGATGCTTCCGGCACCTTCAACGAACTGACCCGTCAATCGGCCTGGGACCGCATGTCGTCCTCGGGTGCCCAGTTGATGACCTGGTTCGGCCTGGCGTGCGAGTTGCACCGCGACTGGCGCAACGACATCGAAGGGCTGGGGACGCTGTTCTCCAACCACATTCCGGACTACCGCAACCTGATGACCAGCTACAGCTCGCTGACTAACAGCAAGTAA
- a CDS encoding isochorismatase family protein codes for MSTTNAANFNGQKPTIDPNDSALLLIDHQSGLFQIVKDMDVPQLRANAIALAKAATLLKMPVITTASVPQGPNGPLIPEIHQEAPHAQYVARKGEINAWDNPEFHAAVKATGKKTLVIAGTLTSVCLAFPSIAAVHEGYKVFAVVDASGNHSKLATDLTIARLAQAGVVPIDIMATLSELQGSWNRPDAEQWAAVYAQAMPHYQLLIESYLKAQQVANEHEVLDSQR; via the coding sequence ATGAGCACCACGAATGCGGCCAACTTCAATGGCCAGAAACCGACCATCGACCCCAACGACAGCGCGCTGCTGTTGATCGACCACCAGAGTGGACTGTTCCAGATCGTCAAGGACATGGACGTGCCGCAACTGCGCGCCAATGCCATCGCCCTGGCCAAAGCCGCAACGTTGTTGAAGATGCCGGTGATCACCACCGCATCCGTGCCACAAGGGCCGAACGGGCCGTTGATTCCGGAGATTCACCAAGAGGCGCCGCACGCTCAATACGTGGCGCGCAAAGGTGAAATCAACGCCTGGGACAACCCTGAGTTTCACGCGGCGGTCAAAGCCACCGGCAAGAAAACCCTGGTGATCGCCGGCACGTTGACCAGCGTGTGCCTGGCATTTCCGTCCATTGCGGCGGTGCATGAAGGCTACAAAGTGTTCGCCGTGGTCGACGCCTCAGGCAATCACTCGAAACTGGCCACTGATCTGACAATCGCCCGTCTGGCCCAGGCTGGCGTGGTGCCAATCGACATCATGGCTACGCTCTCTGAGCTGCAAGGTTCGTGGAATCGCCCGGACGCCGAGCAATGGGCCGCCGTCTACGCCCAGGCCATGCCGCACTATCAATTGCTGATCGAGAGCTACCTCAAGGCCCAGCAAGTGGCGAACGAACACGAAGTACTGGATTCCCAGCGCTAA
- a CDS encoding LysR family transcriptional regulator, producing MVEDLNTLYYFTQVVEHGGFAAAGRALDMPKSKLSRRISQLEERLGVRLIHRTSRHCSLTEIGQAYYQRCLAMRVEAESAAELIERNRSEPQGLVRLSCPTALLNSWVGPMLARYMLKYPLVELFIESTNRRVDLIHEGFDIALRVRFPPLENTDLVMKVLGNSTQCLVGSPDFLARLSTPASPADLSGLPSLHWGAAQREYQWELFGPDAASAVIRHRPRMVTDDLIALRTAVIAGIGIAHLPSVVVREDVAAGTLVELVPDWRPKCGIVHAIFPSRRGLLPSVRTLIDFLGEEFSRSDIA from the coding sequence ATAGTGGAAGACCTGAACACCCTCTATTACTTCACCCAAGTGGTCGAGCACGGTGGTTTCGCGGCGGCCGGGCGGGCGCTGGACATGCCCAAGTCGAAACTCAGCCGACGGATTTCCCAACTGGAAGAACGCCTCGGCGTGCGGTTGATCCACCGCACCAGCCGCCATTGTTCGCTCACCGAAATCGGCCAGGCGTATTACCAGCGTTGCCTGGCCATGCGCGTGGAAGCCGAAAGCGCGGCCGAGTTGATCGAGCGCAACCGCTCCGAACCCCAAGGCCTGGTACGCCTGAGTTGCCCGACCGCACTGCTCAATTCCTGGGTCGGGCCGATGCTGGCCCGCTACATGCTCAAGTACCCGTTGGTGGAGTTGTTCATCGAGAGTACCAACCGGCGGGTCGACCTGATTCACGAAGGGTTCGACATCGCCCTGCGCGTGCGCTTCCCGCCCTTGGAAAACACCGATCTGGTGATGAAGGTGCTGGGCAACAGCACTCAATGCCTGGTGGGCAGCCCCGATTTTCTGGCGCGCCTGTCGACCCCCGCCAGCCCCGCCGACCTCAGCGGTTTGCCGAGCCTGCACTGGGGCGCGGCGCAGCGTGAGTATCAATGGGAACTGTTCGGCCCCGACGCCGCCAGCGCGGTGATCCGCCACCGTCCGCGCATGGTCACCGACGACCTGATCGCCCTGCGCACTGCCGTGATCGCCGGAATCGGCATCGCCCACCTGCCGAGCGTCGTGGTCCGTGAAGACGTGGCGGCGGGCACACTGGTGGAGCTGGTGCCCGACTGGCGACCCAAGTGCGGGATCGTGCACGCCATCTTCCCCTCGCGGCGCGGCCTGCTGCCGTCGGTGCGGACCCTGATCGACTTTTTGGGGGAGGAATTCAGCCGCAGTGATATTGCCTAG